From Panthera uncia isolate 11264 chromosome X, Puncia_PCG_1.0, whole genome shotgun sequence, the proteins below share one genomic window:
- the C1GALT1C1 gene encoding C1GALT1-specific chaperone 1 translates to MLSESSSFLKGVMLGSIFCALITMLGHIRIGHGNRMHHEHHHLQAPNKEDISKISEDERMELSKSFRVYCIILVKPKDVSLWAAVKETWTKHCDKAEFFSSENVKVFESINMETNDMWLMMRKAYKYAFDKYRDQYNWFFLARPSTFAIIENLKYFLLKKDPSQPFYLGHTIKSGDLEYVSVEGGIVLSIESMKRLNSLLSIPEKCPEQGGMIWKISEDKQLAVCLKYAGVFAENAEDSEGKDVFNTKSIGLFIKEAMTNHPNLVVEGCCSDMAVTFNGLTPNQMHVMMYGVYRLRAFGHIFNDALVFLPPNGSDND, encoded by the coding sequence ATGCTTTCTGAAAGCAGTTCATTTTTGAAGGGTGTGATGCTCGGAAGCATTTTCTGTGCCTTGATCACTATGCTAGGACACATTAGGATTGGTCATGGAAACAGAATGCACCATGAGCATCATCACCTACAAGCTCCTAATAAAGAAGATATCTCGAAGATTTCAGAGGATGAACGCATGGAGCTCAGTAAGAGCTTTCGAGTATACTGTATCATTCTTGTAAAACCCAAAGATGTGAGTCTTTGGGCTGCAGTGAAGGAGACTTGGACCAAACACTGTGACAAAGCAGAATTCTTCAGTTCTGAAAATGTTAAAGTGTTTGAGTCAAttaacatggaaacaaatgacatGTGGTTGATGATGAGAAAAGCTTACAAATATGCCTTTGATAAATACAGAGACCAATACAACTGGTTCTTCCTTGCACGCCCCTCTACATTTGCTATTATTGaaaacttaaagtattttttgttaaaaaaggaTCCATCACAACCTTTCTATCTAGGCCACACTATAAAATCTGGAGACCTTGAATACGTGAGTGTGGAAGGAGGCATTGTCTTAAGTATAGAATCCATGAAAAGGCTTAACAGCCTTCTCAGTATCCCTGAAAAGTGTCCTGAACAGGGAGGGATGATTTGGAAGATATCTGAAGATAAGCAGCTAGCAGTCTGCCTGAAATATGCTGGAGTGTTTGCAGAAAATGCAGAAGATTCTGAAGGAAAAGATGTATTTAATACCAAATCCATTGGGCTTTTTATTAAAGAGGCAATGACTAATCACCCCAACCTGGTGGTAGAAGGATGCTGTTCGGATATGGCTGTTACTTTTAATGGACTGACTCCTAATCAGATGCATGTGATGATGTATGGAGTATACCGTCTTAGGGCGTTTGGGCATATTTTCAATGATGCATTGGTCTTCTTACCTCCAAATGGTTCTGACAATGACTGA
- the MCTS1 gene encoding malignant T-cell-amplified sequence 1: protein MFKKFDEKENVSNCIQLKTSVIKGIKNQLIEQFPGIEPWLNQIMPKKDPVKMVRCHEHIEILTVNGELLFFRQREGPFYPTLRSLHKYPFILPHQQVDKGAIKFVLSGANIMCPGLTSPGAQLYPAAVDTVVAIMAEGKQHALCVGVMKMSAEDIEKVNKGIGIENIHYLNDGLWHMKTYK from the exons ATGTTCAAGAA atttgatgaaaaagaaaacgtGTCTAACTGCATCCAGTTGAAAACCTCAGTTATAAAGGGTATTAAGAACCAGTTGATAGAGCAATTTCCAGGTATTGAACCATGGCTTAATCAAATCATGCCTAAGAAAGATCCTGTCAAAATGGTTCGATG CCATGAACATATAGAAATCCTTACAGTAAATGGAGAATTACTGTTTTTTAGACAAAGAGAAGGGCCTTTTTATCCAACCCTAAGGTCACTTCACAAAT atCCTTTTATCCTGCCACACCAGCAGGTTGATAAAGGAGCCATCAAATTTGTTCTCAGTGGAGCAAATATCATGTGTCCAGGCTTAACTTCTCCTGGAGCTCAACTTTACCCTGCTGCAGTAGATACAGTTGTT GCAATCATGGCAGAAGGAAAACAGCATGCTCTGTGTGTTGGAGTCATGAAGATGTCTGCAGAAGATAT TGAGAAAGTCAACAAAGGAATTGGCATTGAAAATATCCATTATTTAAATGATGGGCTGTGGCATATGAAGACATATAAATGA